ACGACGCCGTGCTCAACGTCAATGGCGGCGCCATCGCCATGGGCCATCCGCTCGGCGCCACCGGCGCGATGATCCTGGGCACCGTGCTCGACGAGCTCGAGCGCACCGACAAGCAGGTCGCGCTGGTGACCCTCTGCGTCGCCGTCGGCATGGGCGTCGCCACCATCATCGAGCGGGTTTGAACCTCCCTCCCTTCCCCTTGTGGGGAAGGGCCGGGGATGGGGGCGAACGACCGGGTGAGCGATCACCAAGCGGGACGCCCCCACCCCTCTCCCCTCCCCACAAGGGGGAGGGGAAGCGCCTTACCTGACAACGCCTCCGGCACGGAGGCTCCCCGGAGGGATCGTCCATGAACCTCGTCAATTTCCGCTTCGAGACCGACGCCGACGGCATCGCCACCCTGACCTGGGACATGCCCGAGCGCTCGATGAACGTCATCACCCCGCAGGTGATGGCGGAACTCGACCAGGTCGTCGACAAGGTTGCGGGCGACGAAGCCATCAAGGGCTGCGTCATCGTCTCCGGCAAGGAAGCGTTCTCCGGCGGCGCCGACCTCACCATGCTGCAGGGCCTGCGCGACCTCTACGTCAAGCTCGCCAAGGAGCAGGGCGAGCAGGTCGCGATGCAGCGCTTCTTCGACGAGAGCCGCAAGCTCAGCCAACTCTATCGCAAGCTCGAAACCTGCGGGAAGCCGTTCGCGGCGGCGATCCATGGCGTCTGCCTCGGCGGCGCCTTCGAGCTCGCGCTCTCCTGCCAGCTGCGTGTCGTCTCGGACGATGCCTCGACCCGCGTCGGCCTGCCCGAGATCAAGGTCGGGCTGTTCCCGGGCGCCGGCGGCACCCAGCGCGTCTCGCGCCTGATGCAGACCGGCGACGCACTGCAGATGATGTTTAAGGGCGAGCAGATCAAGGCGCTGCCGGCCCGCAATTCCGGCCTCGTCCACGCCGTCGTGCCGCGTGACCAGATCGTCGCCGCCGCCAAGGAATGGCTGAAAGCCAATCCGCAGGCCAAAGCGCTCTGGGACGATCCGAAGTTCAAGCTGCCGTCCAACAAGGTGCATTCGCCGGCCGGCATGCAGATCTGGCCGCCGGCCAGCGCGATCTATCGCCGCGAGACCAACGACAACTACCCGGCCGCCCGCGCCATTCTGAGCGCGGTTTATGAGGGCCTGCAGCTGCCGATCGATCTCGCCCTCAAGGTCGAGAGCCGCTACTTCGCCAAGATCCTGCGGACGAAGGAGGCGGCCTCGATGATCCGCTCGCTCTTCGTCTCGATGCAGGAGTTGAACAAGGGCGCCCGCCGCCCGGCCGATATTCCAGTTTCGAAGCTGAAGAAGGTCGGCGTCATCGGCGCCGGCTTCATGGGCGCCGGCATCGCCTATGTCACCGCCAATGCCGGCATCGAGGTCGTCCTCGTCGATCGCGATCTCGAGGCGGCCGAGAAGGGCAAGGCCTATTCGCACAAGCTGATTACCGACCAGATCACCAAGGGCCGCGCCAAGACCGCCGATCGCGACGCATTGCTCGGCCGCATCAAGGCCTCGGCCGACTATGCCGATCTCAAGGGCTGCGACCTGATCGTCGAGGCTGTGTTCGAGGACCCCAAGGTCAAGGCCGAGGTCATCGCCAAGGTCGAGGCCGTGGTCGGCCCCAAGACGATCTTCGGCTCCAACACCTCGACGCTGCCGATCACCGGCCTCGCCGAGCACAGCGAGCGTCCGAAGAACTTCATCGGCATCCACTTCTTCTCGCCGGTCGAGAAGATGCTGCTGGTCGAGATCATCATGGCCAAGAAGACCGGCAAGAAGGCGCTCGCCATGGCGCTCGACTTCGTCCGCGCCATCAAGAAGACGCCGATCGTCGTCAACGACACCCGCGGCTTCTATGCCAATCGCTGCGTCGGCAATTACATCCGCGAGGGCCACCTCATGCTGATGGAAGGTGTGCCGCCGGCGATGATCGAGGCCGCCGGCAAGCAGGCCGGCATGCCGGTCGGACCGCTCTCGCTCAATGACGAGGTCGCGGTCGATCTCGCCTACAAGGTGCTGAAGGCGACCAAGGCGCAGCTCGGCGAAGGCGCAGTCGATCCGGCGCAGGAGAAGCTGCTGGCCGAGATGGTCGAGAAGCATGGCCGCCTCGGCCGCAAGAACAGGAAGGGCTTCTACGATTATCCGGAAGCGGGTCCGAAGCGGCTCTGGCCCGGCCTCGCCGAGCTCACCAAGAACCGGCTCGAGCCCGAGCTGGTCGACATGGAAGAGCTGAAGCACCGCCTGCTCGTCACGCAGGCGCTGGAAGCGGCCAGGACCTATGAGGAAGGCGTCGTCACCGATCCGCGCGAGGCCGATGTCGGCTCGATCATCGGCTTCGGCTTCGCGCCCTATTCGGGCGGCACGTTGAGCTACATCGACAATATGGGCGCGGCGGCCTTCGTGAAGCTCTGCGAGAGCTTGGCCAAGAAGCATGGCGAGCGCTTCAAGCCGAACCGGCTGCTGAAGCGCATGGCCAAGACCGGCGAGAGCTTCTACGGCAGCGCCGAGAAGAAGGCCGCGGCCTGATCAGGCGAAGAGCCGCTCCTTCAGGAGCGGCTCCAGCCAGTCGGCGAAGGCCTTGAAGCGGCGCGAGAGATGCTGCCGGTGCGGATAGAGCAGGGCGACCGGCATCGGCTCGGCCCTGTAGTCCGGCATCACCTCGCTGCCGGATGCGCAGTAACAACCTGGGGAGCGTGGAGCGCATCCATCTGGATCGCTACGCTGTGGTCGCAATGACGCTTCAATCGAGGAGCGCACTACAATACTGCGATGCCTGTACGTCCGATCCTGAGCTTTCCCGACCCGCGCCTGCGACTGCCCGCGCCTCCGGTCACGCGCTTCGATGCGGATCTGCGCGCGCTCGCCGAGGATCTGCTCGACACGATGCGGGCGGCACCGGGCATCGGCATCACGGCGCCGCATGTCGGCGTGCTCGCACGTCTCGTCGTGCTGGAGCTGACGCCCGGAGACGTGCGCACTTATGTCAATCCGGAGCTGGACCAGGTCTCGCGCGAAACCATCCGTCATACCGAGGGCAGCGTCTCGATGCCGGGCGTCACCGACGAGCTCGAACGCCATGCCCGCATCCGTGTGCGCTATCAGGATCTCGGCGGGACAGAGCAGAATGAGGACGCGGACGGCCTGCTCGCCATCTGCCATCAGCACGAAATCGACCAGCTCGACGGCGTCTTCTGGATCGACCGCCTGTCGCGGCTCAAGCGCGACAGGCTGATCGCCCGCTACAACAAGCTGCGGCGGGGGTAGCACCGAGGGCATGGCGTCATGCTCGGGTCTGCGCTTCGCTTCGCCCGAGAATGACGCCCGGTCCGTTCAGTTCGCCACAGCCCTGATCACCCGCCGCAGCTTGCCGATCAGCTCCTCGACCTGCGCCTCCGTGATGATCAGCGGCGGCGAGAAGGCGATCGTGTCGGCCGCGGTGCGGACCATCAGGCCCTCATCGCGGAAGAGGCGGTCCATCGCTTCGAAGGCGCGCTTGCCGACGCCCTCTGCCCGCGGCGCGAGGTCGACGGCGCCGACCAGGCCGAGCGTGCGGATATCGACAACGTTCGGCTCGCCCTTCAGGCTCATCACCGCATCGGCCCAGCTCTCCTCCATCGCCCGGGCGCGTTCGAACAGGCCCTCTTCGCGATAGATGTCGAGCGAGGCGAGCGCGGCGGCGGCGGCGAGCGGATGGCCGGAATAGGTGTAGCCGTGGAACAGCTCGATGACGTTGTCCGGCCCGCCCATGAAGGCATCGTAGATGTGCTTGCGCACGATCACGCCGCCCATCGGCACCGTGCCTGAGGTCACGCCCTTGGCGAAGGTGATCATGTCGGGGATGACGCCGTAGCGCTCGGCGGCGAAGGCGAAGCCGAGGCGGCCGAAGCCGGTGATGACCTCGTCGAAGATCAGGAGGATGCCGTGCTTGTCGCAAATCTCGCGCAGGCGCTTGAGATAGCCCTTCGGCGGCGGCAGCGCTCCCGTTGAACCGGCCATCGGCTCGACGATCACGGCGGCGATGGTCGAGGCGTCGTGCAGAGCGACCACCCGCTCGAGATCATCGGCGAAATGGGCGCCGTATTCCGGCTCGCCCTTGCTGAAGGCCTGCTTCTCGCGATCATAGGTATGCGAGATATGGTCGGTGCCGGTCAAAAGTCCGCCGAAGAACTTGCGGTTGTTGACCATGCCGCCGACCGAAATGCCGCCGAAGCCGACGCCGTGATAGCCGCGCTCGCGGCCGATCAGCCGGGTCTTCGAGCCTTTGCCCGAGACGTTCCAGTAGGCGAGGGCGATCTTCAGCGCCGAATCGGCCGCCTCCGAGCCGGAGCCGGCGAAGAAGACATGGTCGAGATCGCCCGGCGCCAGCGCCGCGATGCGGGCGGCGGCGGCGAAGACCTTGGGGTGGCCGTACTGGAACGACGGGGCGTAGTCGAGCTCGCGCGCCTGGGCCTGGATCGCCTCGATGATCGGTTCGCGGGCATGGCCGGCATTGCAGCACCAGAGCCCGGCCGTGCCATCCATCACCGGCTTGCCCTCGGGGGTGTAGTAGAACATGCCCTCGGCCCGGGCGACCATGCGCGGATTCTGCTTGAACGACCGGTTCGCCGTGAACGGCATCCAGTAGGCTTCGAGATCGTTCGGCGAGCTGATGGCGCGCGGCGCAGAGGTCATGATCCGGTCCCATTTAGTTTTTTAAAGCTTCCTCAACCTAGCAGCGCGGTCGGGGCTGTAAATCCGCATCGGCTCGGGGCATGCCTGCGCCCGGCGGGCGGCAGCCTGCTCGCTGACGCAAGGTGACGTAACGTCGTTTGTGGCGTAGGCTCAATAGGGGGTAACACTGGACTACGCCCCGATGGCCGAGGATGCCGCTTGTCCGGACGGGACCGAGCCCATCGCGACGGAGGAAATCCGCGCGCAGCTCGATCGCGTACTCGCGTCGGATATCTTCCGTAGCGCGCCGCAGTTGACCGCCTTCTTGAGCTATGTCGTCGAGCAGGCGCTGGCCGGCCGTGCCGGCGAGCTGAAAGGCTATACCATCGCCGTCGAGGCGTTTGGTCGCTCCGCCGATTTCGATCCGCAATCCGATCCGATCGTCCGGGTCGAGGCGGGGCGGCTGCGCAAGGCGCTCAACCTCTATTTCGCGGCTGATGGCGTACGCGATCCAGTCCGGATCGCTATTGCGGTCGGAGCCTATGTGCCGAGCTTTACGCGACTCGCCGCGTCCGAGTCGGAGCTGACCGGGCTGGCATCGGATGCAGGGCGGGCCGCGATGCCGGTTGCCGCACCGACGCGCTTCCGGCTCTATGCCGCCGGCTCTATCGCGCTGCTGGCGGCTCTGATTGCGCTTGCCGCCTGGCATCTCTCGCGCGGATCGGAGCCCGGCACGACCATGTCGAAGGGGACGCGCTTGCGCCACGACCAGCCCTGT
This sequence is a window from Bosea vestrisii. Protein-coding genes within it:
- a CDS encoding FAD-dependent oxidoreductase; amino-acid sequence: MNLVNFRFETDADGIATLTWDMPERSMNVITPQVMAELDQVVDKVAGDEAIKGCVIVSGKEAFSGGADLTMLQGLRDLYVKLAKEQGEQVAMQRFFDESRKLSQLYRKLETCGKPFAAAIHGVCLGGAFELALSCQLRVVSDDASTRVGLPEIKVGLFPGAGGTQRVSRLMQTGDALQMMFKGEQIKALPARNSGLVHAVVPRDQIVAAAKEWLKANPQAKALWDDPKFKLPSNKVHSPAGMQIWPPASAIYRRETNDNYPAARAILSAVYEGLQLPIDLALKVESRYFAKILRTKEAASMIRSLFVSMQELNKGARRPADIPVSKLKKVGVIGAGFMGAGIAYVTANAGIEVVLVDRDLEAAEKGKAYSHKLITDQITKGRAKTADRDALLGRIKASADYADLKGCDLIVEAVFEDPKVKAEVIAKVEAVVGPKTIFGSNTSTLPITGLAEHSERPKNFIGIHFFSPVEKMLLVEIIMAKKTGKKALAMALDFVRAIKKTPIVVNDTRGFYANRCVGNYIREGHLMLMEGVPPAMIEAAGKQAGMPVGPLSLNDEVAVDLAYKVLKATKAQLGEGAVDPAQEKLLAEMVEKHGRLGRKNRKGFYDYPEAGPKRLWPGLAELTKNRLEPELVDMEELKHRLLVTQALEAARTYEEGVVTDPREADVGSIIGFGFAPYSGGTLSYIDNMGAAAFVKLCESLAKKHGERFKPNRLLKRMAKTGESFYGSAEKKAAA
- a CDS encoding peptide deformylase, giving the protein MPVRPILSFPDPRLRLPAPPVTRFDADLRALAEDLLDTMRAAPGIGITAPHVGVLARLVVLELTPGDVRTYVNPELDQVSRETIRHTEGSVSMPGVTDELERHARIRVRYQDLGGTEQNEDADGLLAICHQHEIDQLDGVFWIDRLSRLKRDRLIARYNKLRRG
- a CDS encoding aspartate aminotransferase family protein → MTSAPRAISSPNDLEAYWMPFTANRSFKQNPRMVARAEGMFYYTPEGKPVMDGTAGLWCCNAGHAREPIIEAIQAQARELDYAPSFQYGHPKVFAAAARIAALAPGDLDHVFFAGSGSEAADSALKIALAYWNVSGKGSKTRLIGRERGYHGVGFGGISVGGMVNNRKFFGGLLTGTDHISHTYDREKQAFSKGEPEYGAHFADDLERVVALHDASTIAAVIVEPMAGSTGALPPPKGYLKRLREICDKHGILLIFDEVITGFGRLGFAFAAERYGVIPDMITFAKGVTSGTVPMGGVIVRKHIYDAFMGGPDNVIELFHGYTYSGHPLAAAAALASLDIYREEGLFERARAMEESWADAVMSLKGEPNVVDIRTLGLVGAVDLAPRAEGVGKRAFEAMDRLFRDEGLMVRTAADTIAFSPPLIITEAQVEELIGKLRRVIRAVAN